A genome region from Marispirochaeta aestuarii includes the following:
- a CDS encoding LacI family DNA-binding transcriptional regulator, with the protein MNIYDMAKEAGVSISTVSRVLNNHPNVRKATKERVLGVLKKHNYVPSAVAKSLVNKSTNVIAVLAVDVRHLHYANIAFTIEQKLSASGYNTILCNTGYDKKKMFDYIRVLAEKQVDGVIMVGSVLSSDETAESIKRYLSDTPIVMHNTILTGPNIYNISSEESHGIDLAMDYLVQDKEIRRIAYIQDYDTLVGKQKRSEYRKKLKEYGISYDRNLVVKTESGLDGGIAAIRELSRRNVDYSALIGCDDITCLGAMQELERMGRVIPRDVQVIGFNNTIFSRISNPPMTVIDNKEEMTGIMLARAIADILLGRDLPSHTLLYPELIKRGTA; encoded by the coding sequence GTGAATATTTACGACATGGCAAAGGAAGCGGGAGTTTCAATTTCTACCGTTTCCCGGGTATTGAACAATCATCCGAATGTACGAAAGGCCACCAAGGAACGGGTCCTCGGGGTATTAAAGAAACACAATTATGTTCCCAGTGCGGTCGCAAAGAGCCTTGTCAACAAATCGACCAACGTGATCGCTGTTCTGGCGGTGGATGTACGGCATCTGCACTATGCGAATATTGCCTTTACAATCGAACAGAAACTGAGCGCCAGCGGCTATAATACCATTCTCTGCAACACCGGCTACGACAAAAAAAAGATGTTCGATTACATTCGTGTTCTTGCGGAAAAGCAGGTTGACGGGGTCATAATGGTCGGTTCTGTCTTATCCTCCGATGAAACGGCGGAAAGCATTAAGCGATATTTATCCGACACTCCCATAGTTATGCACAACACAATACTCACCGGGCCGAACATCTACAATATATCGTCGGAAGAGTCCCATGGCATAGACCTTGCGATGGATTACCTTGTTCAGGATAAGGAAATCCGCCGTATTGCCTATATCCAGGACTACGATACCCTGGTTGGAAAACAGAAACGCAGCGAATACCGTAAAAAGCTCAAGGAATACGGTATCAGCTATGACAGAAACCTGGTTGTAAAGACAGAAAGCGGACTGGACGGCGGCATCGCTGCAATCAGGGAACTTTCCCGGCGCAACGTGGACTATTCGGCCCTTATCGGCTGTGACGACATTACCTGCCTTGGGGCAATGCAGGAGCTCGAGCGGATGGGCAGAGTAATTCCCCGGGACGTTCAGGTAATCGGATTCAACAACACCATCTTCTCCCGGATATCCAACCCGCCAATGACGGTAATCGATAATAAAGAGGAGATGACCGGCATCATGCTTGCCAGGGCCATTGCGGACATTCTTCTTGGCCGGGATTTGCCCTCCCATACCCTTCTCTACCCGGAACTCATAAAACGGGGCACCGCGTAA
- the dxs gene encoding 1-deoxy-D-xylulose-5-phosphate synthase, whose translation MDDSLLNTINGPEDLRKLEKNSLPRLAQEIRERIISVVSRNGGHLASNLGAVELSMALHLVFESPKDKLIWDVGHQCYTHKLLTGRNKSFDGIRKKDGISGFPKNSESRHDIVETGHASTSISEALGVLTGQEVAGADGAVVAVIGDGAMTGGMAFEALNHAGHLKKQLIVVLNDNTMSISKNVGALTVSGKWLLSSYLSRLFASKRYQRLREKFDQGIKGLPLIGMKLFDLSVRIRKGFKAVLYKESIFSDLGFEYVGPIDGHSITKLKEVFEEVKKIGRPTVVHVVTQKGRGYEHAEGNPTLFHGIAPFTVEDGKLTERASYSFTAAFSDSILRNAESDKRITAITAAMSKGTGLHAFQERFPDRFFDVGIAEEHAVAFAAGQARSGCRPVVAIYSTFMQRTVDQVIHDIALPGLPVVIAMDRAGLVGDDGETHQGIYDIALFKAVPNMTILAPGCRQEMAAAMDYAFRLNSPCMLRYPKGSALGWEDLADPWETGRGKLISEGPSNTLLISPGSLLKEARSATAGLREEGIYCDIYNLRFIKPLDEDYLAELLDSYSNVICIEDAARIGGIGETLASIVQQRQLNCGFAYYGLPDTFYAQGTREELLAEFGLDAAGIIGHIRKSEESELALYSYNRKQKAEGA comes from the coding sequence ATGGATGATTCCCTGTTAAATACAATAAACGGTCCTGAAGATCTTCGTAAGCTGGAAAAGAACAGTCTCCCCCGGCTTGCCCAGGAGATACGGGAACGCATTATAAGCGTTGTAAGCAGAAACGGCGGACATCTGGCCAGTAACCTTGGGGCTGTTGAGTTGAGCATGGCCCTGCACCTGGTTTTTGAATCACCGAAGGACAAGCTGATCTGGGATGTGGGACACCAGTGTTATACACACAAGCTCCTGACCGGCCGAAACAAAAGTTTTGACGGTATCCGTAAAAAAGACGGTATAAGCGGATTTCCAAAAAACAGCGAGAGTCGCCACGATATCGTGGAAACCGGGCATGCATCGACTTCCATCTCCGAGGCCCTGGGGGTTCTGACCGGTCAGGAAGTGGCAGGAGCTGACGGGGCAGTGGTCGCGGTAATAGGCGATGGTGCAATGACCGGAGGCATGGCCTTCGAGGCTTTGAATCATGCCGGCCATCTGAAAAAACAGCTGATAGTCGTACTGAACGACAACACCATGTCCATCAGCAAGAACGTCGGCGCCCTTACGGTCAGCGGTAAATGGCTTTTATCCAGTTATTTGAGCCGGCTCTTCGCTTCCAAGAGGTATCAGAGGCTGCGAGAAAAGTTTGACCAGGGAATAAAGGGACTTCCCCTTATCGGTATGAAGCTCTTTGATCTCAGTGTACGCATACGGAAGGGTTTCAAGGCGGTTCTCTATAAAGAGAGTATTTTTTCGGATCTCGGTTTTGAATACGTCGGACCCATCGACGGTCACAGCATAACAAAGCTGAAAGAGGTTTTTGAAGAGGTCAAAAAGATCGGCCGGCCGACGGTTGTCCATGTGGTAACCCAGAAGGGCAGAGGATACGAGCATGCCGAGGGTAACCCGACGCTTTTCCACGGGATTGCCCCCTTTACCGTCGAAGACGGAAAGCTGACCGAGAGGGCTTCCTACTCCTTCACAGCGGCTTTTTCCGACAGCATCCTGCGGAACGCCGAATCCGACAAGCGAATCACGGCTATAACTGCAGCCATGTCCAAGGGAACAGGTCTGCATGCCTTCCAGGAGCGCTTTCCTGATCGATTCTTTGATGTGGGAATTGCAGAGGAGCACGCAGTAGCTTTCGCGGCTGGACAGGCACGCTCCGGATGCCGTCCGGTTGTGGCCATCTATTCCACCTTTATGCAGCGCACCGTGGACCAGGTTATTCACGACATCGCCCTTCCCGGCCTTCCGGTCGTCATTGCCATGGACAGGGCAGGACTGGTCGGAGATGACGGTGAAACCCATCAGGGTATTTACGATATCGCCCTCTTCAAGGCTGTTCCCAATATGACGATCCTCGCTCCAGGCTGCAGGCAGGAGATGGCAGCCGCCATGGATTATGCTTTCAGACTGAACAGCCCCTGCATGCTCCGCTATCCCAAGGGAAGCGCCCTGGGATGGGAGGATCTTGCCGATCCCTGGGAGACCGGCAGAGGGAAGCTCATAAGTGAAGGACCATCCAATACTCTGCTGATAAGTCCCGGCAGTCTTCTGAAGGAGGCCCGTTCCGCCACGGCAGGACTTCGGGAAGAGGGAATCTACTGTGACATATACAATCTTCGCTTTATCAAGCCCCTGGACGAGGATTATCTTGCAGAGCTGCTTGATTCCTATTCCAACGTAATATGTATCGAAGATGCAGCCCGCATCGGCGGTATCGGTGAGACCCTGGCTTCCATCGTTCAGCAGCGCCAGCTGAACTGCGGTTTCGCATATTACGGTCTTCCGGATACCTTCTATGCCCAGGGGACCCGGGAGGAGCTGCTCGCGGAGTTCGGACTCGACGCGGCCGGGATAATCGGCCATATAAGAAAATCAGAAGAGTCAGAGCTCGCCCTCTACAGTTATAACCGCAAACAGAAAGCCGAGGGAGCCTGA
- a CDS encoding flagellar basal body L-ring protein FlgH encodes MRRLTALLSALILCTALLGADSLVPPDFPGYLSAAGSLQVGDLVGVRIDSETSMTYTSSFSTAGSVSLTFTGGEGDGLFNFLPSGSSQNQSTADGEEESILSTRLGARIVQTGPSGAVFLRGSRETRIDRAVQRVEIEGWANIRDLDEDATVDFDKLADSVLVFSSFIRGDEQVITDTDLQRPEEAQAPPEEEAAAGQELPLLPEGEEVPEALNEIPAENLPVETQQTGSAYTLSEDTRRRLLLEYINNMIYLLFSPAE; translated from the coding sequence ATGAGACGTTTGACAGCCCTTCTATCAGCATTAATCCTTTGTACTGCCTTACTTGGTGCTGATAGTCTTGTACCCCCCGATTTCCCCGGCTATCTGAGCGCCGCCGGATCTCTGCAGGTTGGAGATCTGGTGGGGGTAAGAATAGATTCTGAAACTTCCATGACCTATACCTCATCTTTCAGCACCGCCGGAAGCGTTTCTCTTACCTTTACAGGAGGCGAGGGAGATGGACTTTTCAATTTTCTTCCTTCCGGCTCCAGTCAAAACCAGTCCACCGCAGACGGCGAAGAGGAAAGCATTCTGTCTACCCGGCTGGGGGCGCGTATTGTGCAGACCGGACCTTCCGGTGCCGTTTTCCTGCGGGGCAGCAGAGAAACGCGGATAGACCGGGCAGTTCAGCGTGTGGAAATAGAGGGCTGGGCAAATATTCGTGACCTGGACGAGGATGCTACAGTCGACTTCGATAAGCTGGCCGATTCGGTTCTGGTTTTCTCCAGTTTTATCCGCGGAGATGAACAGGTTATTACTGATACAGACCTTCAACGCCCGGAAGAGGCACAGGCTCCACCGGAAGAAGAAGCGGCGGCAGGGCAGGAGCTTCCACTGCTGCCGGAAGGCGAAGAGGTGCCGGAAGCCCTGAACGAAATACCTGCAGAAAATTTACCTGTGGAGACGCAGCAGACAGGAAGTGCGTATACCTTGTCCGAAGATACCCGCCGGAGACTGCTTCTTGAATATATAAATAATATGATATATCTGTTGTTTTCTCCTGCAGAATAG
- a CDS encoding TRAP transporter substrate-binding protein, with the protein MKKLGIVLVVLLIGAFVFANGQGEDAGQKAMTLRVTNTLPLDHPMNMALQQFAKGVAERTAGQVKVELFPNSQLGGNEEMVEGVQLGTIDMCNQFAGAFANYVPEMEVLALAFLFQSEDHLYASLNGKAGDILAEALLKKGFVPLGYFYGGSRSLMNNVRPINRPSDLNGLKIRTIPTNITLEGINRMGAIATPMSQADVYSALEQGVLDGWENSPITLYTLKLYEVTDYVSWTRHFMTPDLFAISAKTWGKLSDDQKKIITEEAQKAVAYERSIWAENTQKAIDALKAEGVEFNDVADLDAFRKATSSLWNEYEDKYKNGLIDAVLSAAK; encoded by the coding sequence ATGAAGAAACTAGGTATTGTTCTTGTCGTGCTTCTTATCGGAGCATTCGTGTTCGCCAACGGACAGGGAGAGGACGCCGGTCAGAAGGCTATGACCCTCAGGGTAACAAATACCCTTCCCCTGGATCACCCCATGAACATGGCTCTCCAGCAGTTTGCCAAGGGTGTTGCCGAACGGACCGCCGGTCAGGTAAAAGTAGAGCTTTTCCCCAACAGCCAGCTCGGCGGCAACGAAGAGATGGTTGAAGGTGTGCAGCTTGGAACCATCGATATGTGTAATCAGTTTGCCGGTGCCTTTGCCAACTATGTTCCTGAAATGGAAGTACTCGCCCTGGCATTTCTCTTTCAGAGCGAAGACCACCTCTATGCGTCCCTGAACGGCAAAGCCGGAGACATTCTTGCAGAGGCCCTGCTGAAAAAAGGATTTGTCCCCCTCGGATACTTCTATGGCGGGTCCCGAAGTCTGATGAACAACGTCCGCCCCATTAACAGGCCCTCTGACCTGAACGGACTCAAGATCAGGACCATTCCCACCAACATCACCCTGGAAGGAATCAATCGCATGGGAGCCATTGCAACTCCCATGAGTCAGGCTGATGTTTACTCTGCCCTCGAGCAGGGAGTTCTCGACGGATGGGAAAACAGCCCCATCACCCTCTACACCCTCAAACTGTATGAGGTTACCGATTACGTCTCCTGGACACGCCACTTCATGACCCCCGACCTTTTTGCCATTTCCGCAAAAACCTGGGGAAAGCTTTCTGATGATCAGAAAAAGATCATTACCGAAGAAGCCCAGAAAGCAGTAGCCTACGAACGAAGCATCTGGGCGGAAAATACTCAGAAGGCGATAGATGCCCTCAAGGCGGAAGGCGTTGAGTTCAACGACGTTGCGGACCTTGATGCATTCCGCAAAGCCACCAGCTCCCTGTGGAACGAGTACGAAGATAAGTACAAGAACGGTCTTATTGATGCGGTTCTTTCCGCTGCAAAATAG
- a CDS encoding ATP-binding cassette domain-containing protein, with protein MEKDDFLVRVRNVSFITQERGGQNFPDCDIRFGRCTVLYGPNGSGKTWFSRVLAGEIEPAVGIRTEAPELKGRVELVSFETGLRLIEAEKHRDESDLNGGAADLGRPVKEYLGTEDRIPSRFMGLIQRFRIDTLLNRGLRALSSGELRKVLILHALIDEPLLLILDDPFDGLDIDARQELTDFLEHLLDQCSLVIVSGRRREAPEYTDQFLELSAPSGAACSSSPDFRRNENRKLWDKIRSRSGDNGNENKNATSLLEMKQVSVSYREEVILRDINWRVLSGEAWKISGPNGAGKTTLMELVNGDNPKAYGQEIYLFGRRKGSGESVWEIKKRIGHVSPALHMRQLMGIPLMDVVLSGFFDTLGLYDKAKDIQIDEAREWSRLFGLEGYLNATMRQVSFGIQRVALIVRALIKRPELLLLDEPCHGLDDHNTGMVLNAAQLIAEHRIATLLYVSHDPDHQVPAITHNLVLKTHGEGGYTAEVREL; from the coding sequence ATGGAAAAGGACGATTTTCTGGTACGGGTGAGGAATGTTTCATTCATTACTCAGGAGCGGGGCGGACAGAACTTTCCCGACTGCGATATTCGCTTCGGCAGATGTACTGTGCTGTACGGACCCAACGGCAGCGGAAAAACCTGGTTCAGCAGGGTACTGGCCGGCGAGATCGAGCCGGCGGTGGGCATACGTACAGAGGCGCCGGAACTGAAGGGCAGGGTGGAGCTCGTCTCCTTTGAAACGGGCTTACGCCTCATAGAGGCTGAGAAACACCGGGATGAGAGCGATCTCAACGGCGGCGCCGCGGATCTGGGACGTCCGGTTAAGGAGTACCTTGGAACAGAAGATAGGATCCCATCCCGGTTCATGGGACTTATTCAGCGTTTTCGTATTGATACCCTGCTCAATCGGGGGCTGCGGGCCCTCTCCTCCGGGGAGCTGAGGAAGGTCCTTATTCTGCATGCTCTCATCGACGAGCCGCTGCTTCTGATTCTCGATGATCCCTTCGACGGCCTGGATATTGACGCCAGGCAGGAACTTACCGATTTTCTTGAGCACCTTCTCGACCAGTGCTCCCTTGTTATTGTAAGCGGACGGCGCCGGGAGGCTCCGGAATATACCGACCAGTTTCTGGAACTCTCCGCACCGTCCGGGGCTGCCTGTTCCTCGTCCCCGGACTTCCGGAGGAACGAGAACAGGAAGCTCTGGGACAAGATTCGCTCCCGCAGTGGCGATAATGGGAATGAAAATAAAAACGCTACCTCCCTTCTGGAAATGAAACAGGTCAGCGTCTCCTACAGGGAAGAAGTCATACTCCGGGATATTAACTGGCGGGTACTCTCCGGCGAAGCTTGGAAGATCTCCGGTCCCAACGGAGCCGGTAAAACCACCCTTATGGAACTGGTCAATGGTGATAATCCCAAGGCCTACGGCCAGGAGATATACCTTTTCGGCAGGCGAAAAGGCTCCGGTGAGAGCGTCTGGGAGATCAAGAAAAGGATCGGGCATGTATCTCCCGCCCTCCATATGCGGCAGCTCATGGGGATCCCGCTTATGGACGTGGTACTCTCAGGTTTTTTCGATACCCTGGGCCTTTACGACAAAGCGAAGGATATTCAGATTGATGAGGCCCGGGAATGGTCCAGGCTGTTCGGCCTGGAGGGCTATCTGAATGCGACGATGCGGCAGGTCTCTTTCGGAATTCAGCGGGTGGCCCTGATTGTACGGGCCCTGATCAAACGACCGGAACTTCTGCTTCTGGACGAACCCTGCCACGGTCTCGACGATCATAATACCGGAATGGTACTGAATGCGGCGCAACTGATTGCCGAGCACAGGATTGCAACCCTTTTATACGTGAGCCATGATCCTGATCATCAGGTCCCCGCAATTACCCATAACCTGGTGCTGAAGACCCATGGAGAGGGCGGCTACACCGCCGAGGTCCGGGAACTCTAG
- the ilvC gene encoding ketol-acid reductoisomerase — protein sequence MNYFNSLPLRRQLEQLGTCDFMDSAEFSGVEKLKGKKIVIVGCGAQGLNQGLNLRDSGLDVSYALRAEAISRKRQSFINATENGFAVGTHDEMIPQADLVANLTPDKQHSAVIDTIMPLMKKGAALLYSHGFNIVEEGKQIREDITVIMVAPKSPGSEVREEYKRGFGVPTLIAVHPENDPKGEGLELAKAYAAGTGGHRAGVLKSSFIAEVKSDLMGEQTILCGMLQTGSILIFDKMVEKGIKEDYACKLVQFGWETVSEAMKHGGITNMMDRLSNPAKIRAFELSEELKELMTPLYQKHMDDIMSGKFSSTMMEDWKNDDKDLLRWREETNSTGFEKAPTGTMEISEQEYFDHGVLMVAMVKAGVELAFETMTSSGIKAESAYYESLHEVPLIANLIGRKKLYEMNKVISDTAEYGCYLFANDCVPLLQDFMKKIDTDVAGKSFKGGSNDVDNVELIRVNREIRNHPVETVGARLRGFMTSMKSLRY from the coding sequence ATGAACTATTTTAATTCACTTCCCCTGCGCAGACAGCTCGAACAGCTGGGCACCTGCGACTTCATGGACTCCGCGGAATTTTCCGGAGTTGAAAAGCTGAAGGGAAAAAAGATCGTGATTGTGGGCTGCGGTGCCCAGGGGCTGAATCAGGGACTCAATCTCCGCGACTCCGGCCTTGACGTCTCCTACGCCCTGAGGGCGGAGGCAATCAGCCGGAAACGTCAGTCTTTTATCAATGCCACGGAGAACGGTTTTGCCGTAGGCACCCATGACGAAATGATTCCCCAGGCTGATCTTGTGGCCAATCTTACCCCTGACAAACAACACTCAGCCGTTATAGACACCATCATGCCCCTCATGAAAAAGGGAGCTGCCCTCCTCTATTCCCACGGTTTTAATATCGTGGAAGAGGGAAAACAGATCCGTGAGGATATCACGGTCATAATGGTCGCCCCCAAATCCCCGGGTTCAGAAGTCAGGGAAGAGTACAAACGAGGTTTCGGCGTTCCCACCCTGATCGCGGTTCATCCGGAAAACGATCCGAAGGGCGAAGGGCTTGAACTGGCCAAGGCCTATGCCGCCGGTACAGGTGGACACCGGGCGGGGGTACTCAAGTCCTCCTTTATTGCGGAGGTAAAATCCGACCTCATGGGAGAACAGACCATTCTCTGCGGCATGCTCCAGACCGGTTCCATTCTTATATTTGACAAGATGGTCGAAAAAGGCATCAAGGAAGATTACGCCTGTAAACTTGTACAGTTCGGATGGGAGACTGTTTCCGAAGCCATGAAGCACGGTGGCATAACCAACATGATGGACCGCCTCTCCAATCCCGCCAAGATCAGGGCCTTCGAACTTTCCGAGGAGCTGAAGGAGCTTATGACTCCTCTCTATCAGAAGCATATGGACGACATAATGTCCGGAAAGTTCAGCTCCACCATGATGGAGGACTGGAAAAACGACGACAAAGACCTTCTACGCTGGAGGGAAGAAACCAACAGTACGGGTTTTGAAAAAGCCCCTACCGGGACCATGGAGATCAGCGAGCAGGAGTATTTCGACCACGGAGTCCTCATGGTAGCCATGGTAAAAGCCGGAGTCGAGCTGGCCTTCGAAACCATGACCTCTTCCGGAATAAAGGCGGAATCGGCCTATTATGAATCCCTTCATGAGGTACCGCTGATCGCGAATCTTATCGGCCGTAAGAAGCTGTATGAAATGAACAAGGTAATCTCCGACACCGCTGAGTACGGCTGTTACCTCTTTGCAAACGACTGCGTTCCTTTGCTGCAGGACTTCATGAAAAAAATCGATACCGATGTTGCGGGAAAGAGTTTTAAAGGCGGCAGTAACGACGTGGACAATGTAGAACTGATCAGGGTAAACAGGGAAATCAGAAACCACCCCGTCGAAACCGTGGGCGCCAGACTGCGGGGATTCATGACTTCCATGAAGAGTCTGCGATATTAG
- a CDS encoding TRAP transporter large permease yields MIATLFLTFIILLILEAPVSFSLLISTVVSMFFFSDIDLFAIVVKMFRASSNFSLIAVPFFILAGGFMDSGGISRRLVTFASNIIGHIRGGLANASVMAAMFFAGLSGAAAADTAAVGSLLIPAMKRKGYGKDIATSVMATAGSIGIVIPPSIPMIILGVTASISIGGMFMGGIIPGILIGVSLMAVNIIYTKIRKIDPEPRASFREMLRSFADSFLALFTVVIIVGGITAGIFTATEASVIAALYAFIIGFFVYKELSFKDLPHVLVKSALTTGVVVLTIAAAASFGWVLAAEQIPSQIANFLVSLTDNRWILLILINILFLVLGTFLDPSAIIIIVVPIIWPVVQELGVHPIHFGVMAIVNMAVGQCTPPVGVALFVASGISGAKLSDMMGTYLRYLGAMVLVLLFVTFIPALSLWIPELTGYIK; encoded by the coding sequence ATGATTGCAACACTGTTTCTGACCTTCATTATTCTGTTGATTCTCGAGGCCCCGGTTTCCTTTTCACTGCTCATTTCCACGGTCGTATCAATGTTCTTTTTCAGCGACATCGACCTTTTTGCCATTGTGGTAAAAATGTTCAGAGCCAGCAGTAATTTCAGCCTGATAGCCGTTCCCTTCTTTATTCTTGCCGGGGGATTCATGGACAGCGGCGGAATATCCAGACGTCTGGTAACCTTTGCCTCAAATATAATCGGTCATATCCGTGGAGGTCTTGCCAATGCGAGCGTAATGGCCGCCATGTTTTTTGCAGGACTTTCCGGTGCTGCAGCGGCGGATACCGCGGCTGTTGGAAGTCTCCTTATTCCCGCGATGAAGCGCAAGGGCTACGGAAAGGATATTGCCACCAGCGTTATGGCCACCGCCGGGTCCATCGGAATAGTCATTCCTCCCAGTATTCCCATGATCATCCTCGGCGTAACCGCCAGTATCTCCATCGGCGGAATGTTCATGGGTGGAATCATTCCCGGAATACTGATCGGTGTGTCCCTCATGGCTGTAAATATTATCTATACCAAGATCCGCAAGATAGATCCCGAACCCCGGGCCAGTTTCAGGGAGATGCTCAGATCCTTCGCAGATTCATTCCTGGCCCTCTTTACAGTGGTAATAATCGTCGGAGGAATCACAGCGGGAATCTTTACCGCCACCGAAGCTTCGGTAATTGCCGCGCTGTATGCTTTCATCATCGGCTTTTTTGTCTACAAGGAGCTCAGCTTCAAGGATCTGCCCCATGTTCTGGTAAAATCGGCTCTCACCACCGGTGTCGTTGTTCTTACCATTGCAGCTGCCGCCAGCTTCGGCTGGGTGCTTGCAGCGGAACAGATTCCATCCCAGATTGCAAACTTTCTGGTATCCCTGACGGACAACCGCTGGATTCTGCTGATTCTGATTAACATTCTCTTTCTTGTTCTGGGAACCTTTCTGGATCCTTCAGCGATTATCATAATTGTTGTTCCCATTATCTGGCCCGTGGTTCAGGAACTGGGAGTCCATCCCATTCATTTCGGCGTAATGGCCATCGTTAACATGGCGGTAGGACAGTGTACTCCCCCCGTCGGAGTAGCGCTGTTCGTAGCCTCAGGTATTTCAGGGGCAAAGTTAAGCGACATGATGGGTACCTATCTGCGTTATCTGGGCGCCATGGTACTGGTCCTTCTTTTTGTCACCTTCATACCTGCACTCTCGCTCTGGATACCCGAATTAACCGGGTATATTAAATAA
- a CDS encoding TRAP transporter small permease codes for MSSGDNGPVLRIMGRVNHIILLIEKTSLIILMVGMLIFGFLQVFSRFILKAPIGWSEELLTYSFTWASFMGASMAIYTNSHFSVDLVTKHFSQKLLKTVRLVIWVLICLFAVFLLYMGTRLAIANHIQRMNILPISMFWAYLSMPISGAFILIHGVEKTTEVYLNIESEALEDLE; via the coding sequence ATGTCATCCGGCGATAATGGCCCCGTTTTACGAATCATGGGACGGGTAAACCATATAATTCTGCTGATTGAAAAGACAAGCCTGATAATCCTGATGGTGGGAATGCTCATTTTCGGATTTCTCCAGGTATTTTCCCGTTTTATTCTGAAAGCCCCCATAGGCTGGTCAGAGGAACTGCTCACCTACTCCTTTACCTGGGCAAGTTTTATGGGAGCGAGTATGGCCATCTATACCAATTCCCACTTTTCCGTTGATCTTGTAACAAAACATTTTTCTCAGAAATTGTTAAAAACGGTTCGTCTTGTAATATGGGTTCTCATATGCCTGTTCGCCGTTTTTCTTCTGTACATGGGAACCCGTCTTGCCATCGCGAATCATATTCAGCGCATGAATATTCTTCCCATTTCGATGTTCTGGGCCTACCTGTCTATGCCCATCAGCGGGGCTTTTATTCTGATTCACGGTGTAGAGAAGACCACCGAGGTGTATCTGAACATCGAATCTGAAGCACTGGAGGACCTGGAATGA
- a CDS encoding CsgG/HfaB family protein encodes MGLRKLLFTPFLFLFVCLAGWSETMAIPNAVTGEGVYSALSVTIADKIAEELVSSNLYEILDRTYVEQILNEQEFQLSGLVSEADVKKAGDFLGADYVCVSRVTRIELFYVISAKIISVETGRIIAQTSAEAEGSTAVIFELSSRVGKQLVQSLRGDQPETEITGTVFAEESPRRETTPPRQEQPEPQESRQEVQASPSVQQPVVKKPRRSHLTFSWMLPRFAGTAIDMVEDNYSYPFSYDLPTNGFDMHLLLDMTNNFYFATSMGYGWQDFEGDDGYEAEDFSVLDLRLSFGMLLPVGGFSSLFFGGGLNYVIFTLGDNWDPGEGWMEEGFGISFEGGLDFYLSDLCLSARMNYTYVPELSTDEIFPEPEDLDITSIMIGAGFRF; translated from the coding sequence ATGGGTCTCAGAAAACTTCTTTTTACCCCATTCCTTTTTCTGTTTGTATGTCTTGCCGGCTGGTCTGAAACCATGGCAATTCCCAACGCCGTTACCGGTGAAGGCGTATATTCCGCCCTCAGTGTGACGATAGCCGACAAAATCGCGGAAGAACTTGTGTCCTCGAATCTCTACGAAATACTCGACCGTACCTACGTGGAGCAGATTCTCAACGAGCAGGAGTTCCAGTTGTCCGGGCTGGTTAGTGAAGCGGACGTAAAAAAAGCGGGGGATTTTCTGGGTGCCGATTATGTCTGTGTTTCCAGGGTAACCCGCATCGAATTGTTCTATGTCATCAGCGCCAAAATTATCAGCGTGGAAACCGGACGCATAATCGCCCAGACCTCCGCCGAAGCGGAGGGCTCAACGGCCGTAATCTTCGAGCTTTCCAGCCGGGTGGGCAAACAGCTGGTGCAGAGTCTTCGGGGGGATCAGCCGGAGACAGAAATTACCGGCACTGTCTTTGCCGAAGAGAGCCCCCGGCGCGAAACCACCCCCCCCCGACAGGAACAACCCGAGCCCCAGGAGTCGCGGCAGGAGGTTCAAGCTTCTCCGTCGGTTCAGCAGCCAGTCGTAAAAAAACCGAGGCGGTCCCACCTGACATTCTCATGGATGCTGCCCCGCTTTGCCGGTACTGCCATCGATATGGTGGAGGATAATTATTCCTATCCATTTTCCTATGATCTGCCGACCAACGGATTCGACATGCATCTCCTTCTCGACATGACCAACAACTTCTATTTCGCCACGAGTATGGGCTACGGATGGCAGGATTTTGAGGGAGATGACGGCTACGAGGCGGAAGACTTTTCTGTTCTTGATCTGCGACTGAGCTTCGGCATGCTGCTTCCTGTGGGAGGCTTTTCGTCCCTCTTTTTCGGCGGCGGGTTGAACTACGTCATTTTTACCCTGGGAGACAACTGGGACCCCGGTGAAGGATGGATGGAGGAGGGCTTCGGCATCAGCTTCGAAGGAGGCCTCGATTTTTACCTCAGCGATCTGTGCCTTTCCGCCCGCATGAACTATACCTATGTCCCGGAACTCTCCACGGACGAAATCTTTCCGGAACCGGAGGATCTGGATATCACCAGCATCATGATCGGTGCCGGTTTCCGTTTCTAG